The proteins below are encoded in one region of Paenacidovorax monticola:
- a CDS encoding multidrug effflux MFS transporter: MSVPSSSVRTGPAMAPALVVVLLALLLGLQPITTDLYLPALPALQQHLGGSMPQVQLTLTALLLAFGCSQLAWGPLSDRFGRRPVLLAGLVAYVAAALGCATAQSMEALIGWRTLQGAAMGAGVMGARAVVRDLYAPAEGAHTMSRALTGLGIIACLSAPLGGLLSDWLGWRATMGALAAFGTVALGMVLLRFTESLPRPNAHALRPAHLLRTWGQILRHPTFLAYTATTAFSYAGLFTFLASSSFTFIQVLGWPKTAYGLVLATMAGMYIAGTVLCRRLLPRWGVRRSAAFAGLLSATGGTLMAAAALAGATSGWAYALPFFVYQVAHGIHMPCGQSGAMGPFPHAAGTASALNGFAMMLVAFGVGHWLGRSMDGTVLPMALGVGFWGVATALAAWTLVRRYGESA, encoded by the coding sequence ATGTCCGTGCCTTCCTCCTCCGTGCGCACCGGGCCCGCCATGGCCCCCGCACTGGTCGTGGTGCTGCTCGCGCTGCTGCTGGGGCTGCAGCCCATCACCACCGACCTCTACCTGCCCGCCCTGCCCGCCCTGCAGCAGCACCTGGGCGGCTCCATGCCACAGGTTCAGCTCACGCTCACGGCACTGCTGCTGGCCTTCGGCTGCTCGCAGCTCGCCTGGGGACCGCTGTCGGACCGTTTCGGGCGCCGCCCCGTGCTGCTGGCGGGCCTGGTGGCCTATGTGGCGGCCGCGCTGGGCTGCGCCACGGCCCAATCCATGGAAGCGCTGATCGGCTGGCGCACGCTCCAGGGCGCCGCCATGGGCGCGGGCGTGATGGGTGCGCGCGCCGTGGTGCGCGACCTGTACGCCCCCGCCGAGGGCGCGCACACCATGTCGCGCGCGCTCACGGGCCTGGGCATCATCGCCTGCCTCAGCGCCCCGCTGGGGGGCCTGCTGTCCGACTGGCTGGGCTGGCGCGCCACCATGGGTGCGCTCGCGGCCTTCGGCACCGTGGCCCTGGGCATGGTGCTGCTGCGCTTCACGGAATCGCTGCCGCGGCCCAACGCCCATGCCCTGCGCCCGGCCCACCTGCTGCGCACCTGGGGACAGATCCTGCGCCACCCCACTTTCCTGGCATACACGGCCACCACGGCCTTCTCGTATGCGGGCCTGTTCACCTTCCTGGCCTCGTCGTCGTTCACCTTCATCCAGGTGCTGGGCTGGCCCAAGACCGCCTACGGCCTCGTGCTCGCCACCATGGCGGGCATGTACATCGCGGGCACCGTGCTGTGCCGCCGGCTGCTGCCGCGCTGGGGCGTGCGCCGCAGCGCGGCATTCGCGGGGCTGCTCAGCGCCACGGGCGGCACGCTCATGGCCGCGGCCGCGCTGGCCGGAGCCACCAGCGGCTGGGCCTACGCGCTGCCCTTCTTCGTCTACCAGGTGGCGCATGGCATCCACATGCCCTGCGGGCAGAGTGGCGCCATGGGCCCCTTCCCCCATGCTGCGGGCACGGCCTCGGCGCTCAACGGCTTCGCGATGATGCTGGTGGCCTTCGGCGTGGGCCACTGGCTGGGCCGCAGCATGGATGGCACGGTGCTGCCCATGGCCCTGGGCGTGGGGTTCTGGGGCGTGGCCACGGCCCTGGCCGCCTGGACGCTCGTGCGCCGCTACGGAGAAAGCGCATGA
- the miaA gene encoding tRNA (adenosine(37)-N6)-dimethylallyltransferase MiaA, with product MTATPPLPCIAIAGPTASGKTAGALALAAVLAQRGQRAEIVSVDSALVYRGMDIGTAKPTAEERAAVPHHLIDIRDPLQAYSAAEFVQDTTRLVAEIRARGALPLLVGGTMLYFKALEGGIDDMPSAQPAVRAAIEARAAAQGWPALHAELARVDPATAARLAPGDSQRIQRALEVWEISGRPLSSFHTTKTRAASAGLVSAGGFFSLEPSDRAWLHERIAQRFDAMLAAGFIDEVRALRARGDLHPDLPSMRCVGYRQAWEVLDAQAATGTALDQDGLRERGISATRQLAKRQITWLRSMPERHAIACDAPAATAQLLQAALRHLDAARP from the coding sequence ATGACCGCCACGCCCCCCCTGCCCTGCATCGCCATCGCGGGCCCCACGGCCTCGGGCAAGACAGCGGGCGCCCTGGCCCTGGCCGCCGTGCTTGCACAGCGCGGCCAGCGTGCCGAGATCGTGAGCGTGGACTCGGCCCTGGTCTACCGCGGCATGGACATCGGTACAGCCAAGCCCACGGCCGAGGAGCGCGCCGCCGTGCCGCACCACCTCATCGACATCCGCGACCCGCTGCAGGCCTACAGCGCCGCCGAGTTCGTTCAGGACACCACGCGCCTCGTGGCCGAAATCCGCGCGCGCGGCGCGCTGCCGCTGCTCGTGGGCGGCACCATGCTGTACTTCAAGGCGCTGGAGGGCGGCATCGACGACATGCCCTCGGCCCAGCCCGCCGTGCGCGCGGCCATCGAGGCCCGGGCGGCCGCCCAGGGCTGGCCGGCGCTGCATGCCGAGCTCGCGCGTGTGGACCCTGCCACGGCGGCCCGCCTGGCCCCCGGCGACAGCCAGCGCATCCAGCGCGCGCTTGAAGTCTGGGAAATCTCGGGCCGCCCCCTGTCGAGCTTTCACACGACCAAAACAAGAGCTGCCAGCGCAGGCCTGGTAAGCGCTGGAGGCTTTTTTTCCTTGGAGCCCAGCGACCGCGCCTGGCTGCACGAGCGCATTGCCCAGCGCTTCGACGCCATGCTCGCGGCCGGCTTCATCGACGAAGTACGCGCCCTGCGCGCGCGCGGCGACCTGCACCCCGACCTGCCCTCCATGCGCTGCGTGGGCTACCGCCAGGCCTGGGAGGTGCTCGATGCGCAGGCCGCCACAGGCACCGCGCTGGACCAGGACGGCCTGCGCGAGCGCGGCATCTCGGCCACGCGCCAGCTCGCCAAGCGGCAGATCACCTGGCTGCGCTCCATGCCCGAACGCCACGCCATCGCGTGCGATGCGCCCGCCGCCACCGCGCAGCTGCTGCAGGCCGCACTGCGCCACCTGGACGCCGCACGGCCATGA
- a CDS encoding ABC transporter ATP-binding protein, with product MNELLRVQDLAKRYGEATVFENVHFTLRPGEFVAIVGESGVGKSTLLNCLAGLDAWDAGHIVHGDGTDLSGLDETQRALWRRAHVGFVFQAFHVLPHLDVAQNVALPLLLLGQPDAARVEGMLAAVGLAGLGHRLPQQLSGGQLQRVAIARALIHRPALLLADEPTGNLDPATAARTLDLLIAQTREHGAGLVLVTHSEAAAARADRVLHLSARGIAAP from the coding sequence ATGAACGAACTGCTGCGCGTCCAGGATCTGGCCAAGCGCTACGGCGAGGCCACGGTGTTCGAGAACGTGCACTTCACCCTGCGGCCGGGCGAGTTCGTTGCCATCGTCGGCGAATCGGGCGTGGGCAAGTCCACCTTGCTCAACTGCCTCGCGGGCCTCGATGCCTGGGACGCGGGCCACATCGTGCACGGCGACGGCACCGACCTCTCCGGGCTCGATGAAACGCAGCGCGCGCTCTGGCGCCGCGCGCATGTGGGCTTCGTGTTCCAGGCCTTCCATGTGCTGCCCCACCTCGACGTGGCGCAGAACGTGGCCCTGCCCCTGCTGCTGCTGGGCCAGCCCGACGCGGCGCGCGTGGAAGGCATGCTGGCCGCCGTGGGCCTGGCGGGCCTGGGCCATCGCCTGCCGCAGCAGCTCAGCGGTGGCCAACTGCAGCGCGTGGCGATCGCGCGCGCACTCATACACCGCCCCGCCCTGCTGCTGGCCGACGAGCCCACAGGCAACCTCGACCCCGCGACGGCCGCGCGCACGCTGGACCTGCTGATCGCACAGACGCGCGAGCACGGCGCAGGGTTGGTGCTCGTCACCCACTCCGAGGCCGCAGCGGCGCGGGCCGACCGTGTGCTGCATCTGAGTGCGCGCGGTATCGCCGCGCCCTGA
- a CDS encoding Hsp20/alpha crystallin family protein — MNSLVTRGSLFDDFFKDFAPGFYVRPLHGDNLPSPAQIKVDVQESDGAFTVHAEVPGVSRDDLHVSIDGSVVSLRAEVRQHDQQSEGTKVLRSERYFGSVARSFQLPAEVDAAQAKAKYDNGVLTLTLPKKQAGNAQRLVIE; from the coding sequence ATGAATTCACTGGTTACCCGAGGCAGCCTGTTTGACGATTTCTTCAAGGACTTCGCGCCGGGGTTCTACGTGCGGCCCCTGCACGGCGACAACCTGCCATCGCCCGCGCAGATCAAAGTGGACGTGCAGGAAAGCGATGGCGCCTTCACCGTGCACGCCGAGGTGCCGGGCGTGTCCAGGGACGACCTCCACGTGTCCATCGACGGCAGCGTGGTGAGCCTGCGTGCCGAGGTGCGCCAGCACGATCAGCAGTCGGAAGGGACGAAGGTGCTGCGCTCCGAGCGTTACTTCGGCTCGGTGGCGCGCAGCTTCCAGCTGCCCGCCGAGGTCGATGCCGCACAGGCCAAGGCCAAGTACGACAACGGCGTGCTCACGCTCACGCTGCCCAAGAAGCAGGCCGGGAACGCCCAGCGGCTCGTGATCGAGTGA
- a CDS encoding mechanosensitive ion channel, producing MDLNTFSNALQQSLGAHIPQILGALAILVLGWLLAVMARAATRRLLRLAGLNRRIGESAATPIDAEAPTATAVFWLVLLATLVAVLNTLDLTLLSAPFASLVQDVVGYVPHLVAGAVLALAAWLLATVLRALATRALAATTLDERLSEEAGMAPISRSAGNVLFWLVILFFLPAILAALRLNGVLDPVRDLLARLLAFVPGIFGAAAIAIAGYVVARVLRALVSNLLAAAGADRVNERIGLDPAVQLSRLGGTLVFILVFVPSLIAALDALRIDAISGPATQVLAQILAAVPHIVAAAVILLLTWYVAKFAAGLLTRLLESAGFDSLPAKLGLSHALSGSTSPSRLAGAVVLFFALLFGTVEAASQLGFHQVSDVVTTFIAFSGDILLGSAILVVGFWLSGVAATAIRRASPEGGTLPASVARFAILGLVIAMGLRAMGIANEIVHLAFGLTLGSIAVAVALAFGLGGREAAGKLLEHWTAKLRRD from the coding sequence ATGGATCTCAATACCTTCTCGAACGCATTGCAGCAATCGCTGGGCGCCCACATTCCCCAGATCCTGGGCGCGCTGGCCATCCTGGTGCTGGGCTGGCTGCTGGCCGTCATGGCGCGCGCCGCGACGCGGCGGCTGCTGCGGCTGGCCGGACTCAACCGGCGCATCGGCGAAAGCGCGGCCACGCCCATCGACGCAGAGGCCCCCACCGCCACCGCCGTGTTCTGGCTGGTGCTGCTGGCCACGCTGGTGGCCGTGCTCAACACGCTGGACCTGACCCTGCTGTCGGCACCGTTCGCCAGCCTGGTGCAGGACGTGGTGGGCTATGTGCCCCACCTCGTGGCGGGCGCCGTGCTGGCCCTGGCGGCCTGGCTGCTGGCCACGGTGCTGCGCGCGCTGGCCACGCGCGCGCTCGCGGCCACCACGCTCGACGAGCGCCTGTCGGAGGAGGCGGGCATGGCGCCCATCAGCCGCAGTGCGGGCAATGTGCTGTTCTGGCTCGTGATCCTGTTCTTCCTGCCGGCCATCCTCGCCGCCCTGCGGCTCAACGGCGTGCTCGATCCCGTGCGCGACCTGCTGGCGCGGCTGCTGGCCTTCGTGCCGGGCATCTTCGGCGCGGCGGCCATCGCCATCGCGGGCTACGTGGTCGCGCGCGTGCTGCGCGCCCTGGTGAGCAACCTGCTGGCCGCTGCAGGCGCCGACCGGGTCAACGAGCGCATCGGCCTCGACCCGGCGGTGCAGCTCTCGCGCCTGGGCGGCACGCTGGTGTTCATCCTGGTGTTCGTGCCCTCGCTGATCGCGGCGCTGGACGCGCTGCGGATCGACGCCATCTCAGGCCCGGCCACGCAGGTGCTCGCGCAGATCCTGGCCGCCGTGCCGCACATCGTGGCGGCCGCCGTGATCCTGCTGCTGACCTGGTACGTGGCCAAGTTCGCCGCAGGGCTGCTCACGCGGCTGCTGGAGAGCGCGGGCTTCGACAGCCTGCCAGCCAAGCTGGGGCTGTCGCACGCGCTGTCGGGCTCCACCAGCCCCTCGCGGCTGGCGGGTGCGGTGGTGCTGTTCTTCGCGCTGCTGTTCGGTACCGTGGAGGCGGCATCGCAACTGGGCTTCCACCAGGTCAGCGACGTGGTGACCACGTTCATCGCGTTCAGCGGCGACATCCTGCTGGGCAGCGCCATCCTCGTCGTGGGCTTCTGGCTCTCGGGCGTGGCCGCCACGGCCATCCGCCGTGCGAGCCCCGAGGGCGGCACCCTCCCGGCCAGCGTGGCGCGTTTCGCCATCCTGGGGCTGGTGATCGCCATGGGCCTGCGCGCCATGGGCATCGCCAACGAGATCGTGCACCTGGCGTTCGGCCTCACGCTGGGCTCCATCGCCGTGGCCGTGGCGCTGGCCTTCGGCCTGGGCGGGCGCGAGGCGGCGGGCAAGCTGCTGGAGCACTGGACCGCCAAGCTGCGCCGCGACTGA
- a CDS encoding FtsX-like permease family protein, translated as MRGLLRTFSWQELRRHPWRSAAAVVAVMLGVALGFAVHVINASALDEFAQAVRTVGGQPDLELRPMQGGIDEMLYATLAAHPSVARASPWLDLSTQARADSGSSRVALRVLGADALLLPQQAPALMPRLFAGEDRLALFAPATVFLNAAALQALGLQAARAGTATVLLQTGLREQPVRVAGTVAAGGAPLAVMDIGAAQDLFARQGQLSRIDLQLRPGVSPQAFEQALRARPGWPSALVAARPGDAVQRVDNLSRAYRVNLTVLSLVALFTGAFLVFSVLALSVAQRAPQFALLAVLGATPRERLGLVLAESALLGIAGSAAGIALGTALAAAALRLLGGDLGGGYFTGVRPALQWSLPAAAVYTVLGVAAALAGGWWPARAAQALPPAATLKGLGMVAARQHGAMGLGLVATGALLAWAPPVFGMPLAAYVAVGLLLVGGIALLPWGVGLLLRHIPARLQERPLALLALERARRMRGSAAVAVGGVVASLSLAVALTVMVGSFRSAVDAWLDAVLPAPAYLRSPGTASGGDAPALPEDLEARVARLPGVERVQALRSSSLLLDPTRPAVALLARPLGPRPAEALPLLASPLPVPPGRTAIYVSEAAAALYGLHLGEAWPLLSEALNPKAQSQQPQNASFFIAGIWRDYVRQFGAVAIDKADLERLTGDTRTTDLALWPRAGSGLADLREAVAAEAPGLEFTTTAQIRERSLHLFDRSFAVTYWLQAVAIGIGLFGVAASFSAQVLARRKEFGLLAHLGLTRRQVLAVVAGEGAAWTLLGALAGTLLGLAVAAVLVHVVNPQSFHWTMELRVPWARLAVLAGAVVAAGTLTAWTAGRAAAGRSAVLAVKEDW; from the coding sequence ATGCGCGGTCTTCTTCGCACCTTCTCCTGGCAGGAACTGCGCCGCCATCCCTGGCGCAGCGCGGCCGCCGTGGTGGCGGTGATGCTGGGCGTGGCGCTGGGCTTCGCGGTGCACGTGATCAACGCCTCGGCGCTCGACGAGTTCGCCCAGGCCGTACGCACCGTGGGAGGGCAGCCCGACCTGGAGCTGCGCCCCATGCAGGGCGGCATCGACGAGATGCTCTATGCCACCCTGGCCGCCCATCCCAGCGTGGCCCGTGCAAGCCCCTGGCTGGACCTGTCCACGCAGGCGCGGGCTGACAGCGGATCCTCCCGCGTTGCCCTGCGCGTGCTCGGCGCCGACGCGCTGCTCCTGCCCCAGCAGGCCCCGGCCCTGATGCCCCGGCTGTTTGCCGGAGAGGACCGACTCGCGCTCTTCGCGCCCGCCACGGTGTTCCTCAACGCGGCCGCGCTGCAGGCCCTGGGGCTTCAGGCCGCCCGCGCCGGCACGGCCACCGTGCTGCTGCAGACCGGCCTGCGCGAGCAGCCCGTGCGCGTCGCGGGCACGGTGGCGGCAGGAGGCGCGCCGCTGGCGGTGATGGACATCGGCGCGGCGCAGGACCTGTTCGCACGCCAGGGCCAGCTCAGCCGCATCGACCTGCAACTGCGCCCCGGCGTCTCGCCGCAAGCCTTCGAGCAGGCACTGCGGGCGCGGCCCGGTTGGCCCTCGGCGCTCGTCGCGGCCCGCCCGGGCGATGCGGTGCAGCGCGTGGACAACCTCTCGCGCGCCTACCGGGTGAACCTCACGGTGCTCTCGCTGGTGGCGCTGTTCACCGGGGCCTTTCTGGTGTTCTCGGTGCTGGCGCTCAGTGTGGCCCAGCGCGCGCCCCAGTTCGCACTGCTGGCCGTGCTGGGCGCCACGCCGCGCGAGCGGCTGGGCCTGGTGCTGGCGGAATCGGCCCTGCTCGGCATCGCGGGCAGCGCGGCGGGCATTGCGCTGGGCACCGCGCTCGCAGCGGCAGCGCTGCGCCTGCTGGGCGGGGACCTGGGCGGAGGCTATTTCACGGGCGTGCGGCCCGCGCTGCAGTGGAGCCTTCCCGCAGCGGCGGTGTACACGGTGCTCGGCGTGGCTGCTGCCCTGGCGGGCGGCTGGTGGCCCGCGCGGGCCGCGCAGGCGCTGCCGCCTGCCGCCACGCTCAAGGGCCTGGGCATGGTGGCGGCCCGGCAGCATGGCGCCATGGGCCTGGGCCTGGTCGCAACGGGCGCCCTGCTGGCCTGGGCGCCACCCGTGTTCGGCATGCCGCTCGCGGCGTACGTGGCCGTCGGGCTGCTGCTCGTGGGCGGCATCGCGCTGCTGCCCTGGGGCGTGGGGCTGCTGCTGCGCCACATTCCCGCCCGGCTCCAGGAGCGCCCTCTGGCCCTGCTGGCCCTGGAGCGCGCGCGGCGCATGCGCGGCAGCGCCGCCGTGGCCGTGGGCGGTGTGGTGGCCAGCCTGAGCCTGGCGGTGGCGCTGACCGTGATGGTGGGCAGCTTCCGCAGCGCCGTGGACGCCTGGCTCGACGCCGTGCTGCCCGCCCCCGCGTACCTGCGCTCGCCTGGCACCGCCTCTGGCGGCGACGCGCCGGCGCTGCCCGAAGACCTCGAGGCCCGGGTTGCCCGGTTGCCCGGAGTGGAACGCGTGCAGGCCCTGCGCAGCAGCAGCCTGCTGCTGGACCCCACCCGCCCCGCCGTGGCGCTGCTGGCCCGCCCGCTGGGCCCGCGGCCGGCCGAGGCGCTGCCCCTGCTGGCCTCCCCGCTCCCCGTGCCGCCCGGCCGCACCGCCATCTACGTGAGCGAGGCTGCGGCTGCGCTGTACGGCCTGCACCTCGGAGAAGCTTGGCCCCTGCTCTCCGAAGCGCTCAACCCCAAGGCGCAGTCCCAGCAACCGCAGAATGCTTCTTTTTTCATAGCAGGCATCTGGCGCGACTATGTGCGCCAGTTTGGCGCCGTGGCGATCGACAAGGCCGACCTGGAACGGCTGACCGGTGACACCCGGACCACCGACCTCGCCCTGTGGCCCCGCGCAGGCAGCGGCCTGGCCGACCTGCGCGAAGCCGTGGCGGCCGAGGCGCCGGGACTGGAATTCACCACCACGGCCCAGATCCGCGAGCGCTCGCTGCACCTGTTCGACCGCAGCTTCGCCGTCACGTACTGGCTGCAGGCCGTGGCCATCGGCATCGGCCTGTTCGGCGTGGCGGCGAGCTTCAGCGCCCAGGTGCTGGCCCGGCGCAAGGAGTTCGGCCTGCTGGCCCACCTGGGGCTCACACGCCGGCAGGTGCTGGCCGTGGTGGCCGGCGAAGGCGCGGCCTGGACCCTGCTGGGCGCACTGGCCGGCACCCTGCTGGGCCTGGCCGTGGCCGCGGTGCTCGTGCACGTGGTCAATCCGCAGAGCTTTCACTGGACCATGGAGCTGCGGGTGCCCTGGGCGCGCCTGGCGGTGCTGGCCGGCGCCGTGGTCGCCGCGGGCACATTGACCGCCTGGACCGCGGGACGCGCGGCTGCCGGCCGCAGCGCCGTGCTGGCCGTGAAGGAAGACTGGTAG
- a CDS encoding class I SAM-dependent methyltransferase yields MISASDDWFDEAYYQRYYFDKKTSVVDPAHAERLGTFVGSYLKYLRVPVRRVLDMGCGIGLWRETVARHFPDASYHGVEFSEYLCERYGWERGSVVDYRSAEPFDFVVCQGVLPYLSPSDLKLALRNLGRLCRGALYVEAVAREDYERDIIDENLTDPRLFRHRAELYRRGLSENFTELGGGIWLSRKAEVPLFELERAGPG; encoded by the coding sequence GTGATATCTGCAAGCGATGACTGGTTCGACGAGGCGTACTACCAGCGCTACTACTTCGACAAGAAGACCAGCGTGGTCGACCCCGCGCACGCCGAGCGGCTGGGCACTTTCGTGGGCAGCTACCTCAAGTACCTGCGCGTGCCCGTGCGCCGGGTGCTGGACATGGGATGCGGCATCGGCCTGTGGCGCGAAACGGTGGCGCGGCACTTTCCCGATGCGAGCTACCACGGCGTGGAATTCAGCGAGTACCTGTGCGAGCGCTACGGCTGGGAGCGGGGCTCGGTGGTGGACTACCGGTCGGCGGAGCCCTTCGACTTCGTGGTCTGCCAGGGCGTGCTGCCCTACCTGAGCCCCTCCGACCTGAAGCTGGCCCTGCGCAACCTGGGCCGCCTGTGCCGGGGCGCGCTGTACGTGGAGGCCGTCGCGCGCGAGGACTACGAGCGCGACATCATCGATGAGAACCTGACCGACCCGCGCCTGTTCCGCCACCGGGCCGAACTGTACCGGCGCGGCCTGTCGGAGAACTTCACCGAACTGGGCGGCGGCATATGGCTGAGCCGCAAGGCCGAAGTACCCCTGTTCGAGCTGGAGCGCGCGGGCCCAGGCTGA
- a CDS encoding IPTL-CTERM sorting domain-containing protein, translated as MDNGCLSVTTSGDLILGAGTLTTGGLTFDSGATITGTGGTLAVSGDLLAVPPINLGTSTVQLSDICAPGVPLAIGGNIVVRNLVLLSTTATPATFTLPVGTHITVLGTVTLGAPGAPVVLAPSGPGTAVVTLAPGATVQNPSGSSIPPTVRFGRPSTTPSIPTMDTYGLALLSLVLGALAMRMRRRSVPALPQHPYR; from the coding sequence ATGGACAACGGCTGCCTGTCGGTCACCACCTCCGGCGATCTCATCCTGGGCGCCGGCACTCTCACCACCGGCGGCCTGACCTTCGATAGCGGCGCCACCATCACCGGTACCGGTGGCACCCTGGCCGTGAGCGGAGACCTCCTGGCCGTGCCGCCCATCAACCTGGGCACCAGCACCGTGCAGCTTTCCGATATCTGCGCGCCAGGCGTCCCCCTCGCAATCGGCGGCAACATCGTGGTGCGGAACCTCGTCCTGCTCAGCACCACCGCCACGCCCGCCACCTTCACCCTGCCAGTAGGCACCCACATCACCGTGCTGGGCACGGTCACCCTGGGCGCACCTGGCGCTCCCGTCGTGCTGGCGCCTTCGGGGCCTGGCACCGCCGTGGTCACCCTCGCACCGGGAGCGACGGTGCAGAACCCCAGCGGCAGCAGCATTCCGCCGACCGTGCGCTTCGGCCGCCCAAGCACGACCCCGTCCATCCCCACGATGGACACCTATGGGCTGGCCCTGCTGTCACTGGTGCTGGGCGCGTTGGCGATGCGCATGCGCCGCCGGTCCGTCCCCGCCCTGCCACAACACCCCTACAGATAG
- a CDS encoding PLP-dependent cysteine synthase family protein, whose protein sequence is MPHTPCSPWLNEAIARIEADYQRSADTHLIPLPLPGYAAHGIDLYLKDESTHPTGSLKHRLARSLFLYALCNGWVREGSTIVEASSGSTAVSEAYFARLLGLPFVAVMPRSTSAEKIALIEFYGGRCHFVDSAAEVYDTARAVAAQTGGHYMDQFTYAERATDWRGNNNIAESMFTQMQRERHPVPRWIVVGAGTGGTSATIGRYVRFQRHATRVCVADPAGSVFSHYHRTGDATLTAPGSRIEGIGRPRVEPSFVRTLVDRMEEVDDTHSIAAMRSLSELLGRRVGPSTGTNFVAMLTLASEMRERGEQGSILSLLCDAGERYLPTYHDPGWVAHSFGDCQAARARIDHLQG, encoded by the coding sequence ATGCCACACACTCCCTGCTCCCCCTGGCTGAATGAGGCCATCGCCCGGATCGAGGCCGACTACCAGCGCAGTGCCGACACGCACCTGATCCCGCTGCCACTGCCCGGCTATGCCGCGCACGGCATCGACCTGTACCTCAAGGACGAGTCGACCCACCCCACGGGCAGCCTCAAGCACCGGCTGGCGCGCTCGCTGTTCCTGTATGCGCTGTGCAATGGCTGGGTGCGCGAGGGCTCCACCATCGTCGAGGCATCGAGCGGCTCCACGGCCGTGAGCGAGGCGTACTTCGCGCGCCTGCTGGGCCTGCCCTTCGTGGCGGTGATGCCGCGCAGCACCTCGGCCGAGAAGATCGCCCTCATCGAGTTCTATGGCGGCCGCTGCCATTTCGTGGACAGCGCGGCCGAGGTCTACGACACCGCACGCGCCGTGGCGGCGCAGACCGGCGGGCACTACATGGACCAGTTCACCTACGCCGAACGCGCGACCGACTGGCGTGGCAACAACAACATCGCCGAGAGCATGTTCACGCAGATGCAGCGCGAACGCCACCCCGTGCCGCGCTGGATCGTGGTGGGCGCCGGCACGGGCGGCACCAGCGCCACCATCGGCCGCTACGTGCGCTTCCAGCGCCATGCCACGCGCGTGTGCGTGGCCGATCCGGCAGGCTCGGTGTTCAGCCACTACCACCGCACGGGGGACGCCACGCTCACCGCGCCCGGCTCGCGCATCGAGGGCATCGGCCGCCCGCGCGTGGAGCCCAGCTTCGTGCGCACCCTGGTGGACCGCATGGAGGAAGTGGACGACACCCATTCCATCGCCGCCATGCGCAGCCTCTCGGAGCTGCTCGGCCGGCGCGTGGGCCCCTCTACGGGCACCAACTTCGTGGCCATGCTCACGCTCGCCAGCGAGATGCGCGAGCGCGGCGAGCAGGGCTCCATCCTCTCGCTGCTGTGCGACGCAGGAGAACGCTACCTGCCCACCTACCACGACCCGGGCTGGGTGGCGCACAGCTTCGGCGACTGCCAGGCCGCCCGCGCGCGGATCGACCATCTGCAGGGCTGA
- a CDS encoding lipocalin-like domain-containing protein, with amino-acid sequence MAAGLALGAACPVVQALPPRRLEFPRDHGSHPDLRTEWWYVTGQVRAAGRPWGFQVTFFRSRVEATQGLRSAFAARQLLFAHAALCDVQGQRLLHDQRIARAGFGIAQASEADTAVRLQDWSLVRKSGASGSRYHAQVEADGFALHLDFDTTKPLLLQGEAGLSRKGPQPDQASYYYSQPQLAVSGTLVLQGQRMEVASPQAAGDNRAWLDHEWSRALMHPEAVGWDWIGMNLFDGGALTAFQLRRGDGSALWAGGSLRTADGALQVFAHDAVAFTPLRHWTSPASGARYPVEWRIDTPAGRYRVQALVDGQELDSRASTGAIYWEGLSALQKETGPGLSARAGQGYLEMTGYAQALRL; translated from the coding sequence ATGGCGGCGGGCCTTGCGCTGGGCGCCGCATGCCCCGTGGTCCAGGCCCTGCCGCCACGCCGCCTTGAATTCCCCCGCGACCACGGCAGCCACCCCGACCTGCGGACCGAATGGTGGTACGTCACGGGCCAGGTGCGCGCTGCGGGGCGCCCCTGGGGCTTCCAGGTCACGTTCTTCCGCTCGCGGGTGGAGGCCACGCAGGGCCTGCGCTCGGCCTTCGCAGCACGGCAGCTGCTGTTCGCGCATGCCGCGCTCTGCGATGTGCAGGGCCAGCGCCTGCTCCACGACCAGCGCATCGCGCGCGCCGGCTTCGGCATCGCCCAGGCCAGCGAAGCCGACACGGCGGTGCGGCTGCAGGACTGGTCGCTGGTGCGCAAAAGCGGCGCCTCCGGGAGTCGCTACCACGCCCAGGTCGAGGCCGATGGCTTCGCCCTGCACCTGGATTTCGACACCACCAAGCCCCTGCTGCTGCAGGGCGAAGCCGGCCTGTCGCGCAAGGGGCCCCAGCCCGACCAGGCCAGCTACTACTACAGCCAGCCCCAGCTGGCCGTCAGCGGCACCCTGGTGCTCCAGGGCCAGCGCATGGAAGTGGCCTCCCCGCAGGCTGCGGGCGACAACCGAGCCTGGCTGGACCACGAGTGGAGCCGGGCCCTGATGCACCCCGAGGCGGTAGGCTGGGACTGGATCGGCATGAACCTGTTCGACGGCGGCGCACTCACGGCCTTCCAACTGCGGCGCGGCGACGGCAGCGCGCTCTGGGCCGGTGGGTCGCTGCGCACGGCGGATGGTGCTCTGCAGGTGTTCGCACACGATGCAGTGGCGTTCACGCCGCTGCGCCACTGGACCAGCCCCGCCAGCGGCGCACGCTATCCCGTGGAGTGGCGCATCGACACCCCCGCTGGCCGATACCGCGTGCAGGCCCTGGTCGACGGCCAGGAACTGGACAGCCGTGCGTCGACCGGTGCGATCTACTGGGAGGGCCTGAGCGCCCTGCAAAAGGAAACCGGCCCGGGCTTGTCAGCACGGGCCGGCCAGGGCTATCTGGAGATGACGGGCTACGCCCAGGCGCTGCGGCTGTAG